A stretch of the Paenibacillus dendritiformis genome encodes the following:
- a CDS encoding AraC family transcriptional regulator codes for MFPDNLHGDEEIHGEFPFTLKIHRLKGAVPAHVHHFIEYTYAIRGRGTERINGVEKELAPGTFTLLFPHQVHEIDIPPGEELVLYVGAIGLKAFFGAGDSFLTLHRLLKDAENDVHSTYALDDATSGEMLPLLHQMYDEIREEKPWSRTMFLAKLTQLFVLFERYRLERMERGQEGYSGMQRRGMWEVIHYVYQNFKEDITLEMLAERFSYSVPYISAAFKQAVGENYYSFLERNRTAHACNLLIGTDMKVTDVAYEAGFKSYPTFVRVFQARMGMSPTAYRKREYIALT; via the coding sequence ATGTTTCCGGATAATCTGCATGGCGACGAGGAGATTCATGGCGAATTTCCGTTCACGTTGAAGATACATCGGCTGAAGGGCGCCGTGCCGGCCCATGTCCATCATTTTATTGAGTATACGTACGCGATCCGGGGGAGAGGGACGGAACGGATCAACGGGGTCGAGAAGGAGCTGGCTCCCGGCACCTTCACTTTACTGTTTCCCCATCAGGTGCATGAAATAGACATTCCCCCCGGGGAAGAGCTCGTTCTCTACGTTGGCGCGATCGGGCTGAAGGCGTTTTTCGGGGCGGGGGACTCCTTCCTGACCCTGCACCGCCTGCTGAAGGATGCGGAGAACGATGTCCATTCCACCTACGCGCTGGACGACGCCACCTCGGGGGAGATGCTGCCGCTGCTCCATCAGATGTATGACGAGATCCGGGAGGAGAAGCCGTGGAGCCGCACGATGTTCCTGGCGAAGCTGACCCAGCTCTTCGTCCTGTTCGAGCGCTACCGCCTGGAGCGGATGGAACGCGGTCAGGAGGGCTACTCGGGCATGCAGCGCCGGGGGATGTGGGAAGTGATTCACTACGTCTATCAAAATTTCAAGGAAGACATCACCCTGGAAATGCTGGCCGAGCGCTTCAGTTACAGCGTGCCGTATATTAGCGCGGCCTTCAAGCAGGCCGTCGGCGAAAATTATTATTCCTTCCTGGAGCGGAACCGGACCGCCCATGCCTGCAATCTGCTGATCGGCACCGACATGAAGGTTACCGATGTCGCTTACGAGGCCGGCTTCAAATCGTACCCGACCTTCGTGCGCGTCTTCCAGGCCCGGATGGGCATGTCTCCGACCGCCTACCGCAAGCGCGAATATATCGCGCTGACATGA
- a CDS encoding GH92 family glycosyl hydrolase: MSLLKHVHPLQGTDSVYPYSNGNTLPLVSMPWGMNAWSPQTNEAAGGWYFSPHHNRLEGIRLTHQPSPWIGDYGHMTMMPQTGPLKVWAPERSSSFRRQDMVVKPDYFKVRLLRYDTTMELTPTARCASIRLTFDRRDGARFILSTFPGEASMTIDPDKRTLSGYTTAKAGGTPDNYRMHFVMTFDCPVLADASGLSDQEYKPIGSLSATGERIGAYVGLGVPEHGTVQVRVSTSFISEEQARINLEREIGGRSFDDVRSQAAETWEKQLRVIEVESEDIERLDTFYTCLYRTSLYPHAIHEYDANGKQIHYSPYNGKIEEGPLYADIGFWDTYRTSFPLYNLLYPSFVNEMMQGWVNAYKEAGWMPKWASPGERSMMPGTLIDVSFADAVVKGNTGFDVETAFEGLLKHAMTVSSDNRYGRKGMGEYLKYNYMPADIHTHESVCNTLDYVYGDFCIAQIAKHLGREEEYGQLMERAKNYAHLFDPSVGFMRGKLQDGSWLEPFDPTMWGGPYTEGGAYQSSWAVQHDLRGLADLMGGREACKRQLDALFAAKPEFKVGSYGFEIHEMSEMAAIDFGQFAISNQPSFHFPYIYAALGYPSLTQHWVRKTMDELFSARPDGLPGDEDNGSLSGWYVFGAMGFYPLSPGVPEYVLGTPLFRRMTVHLEDGPPFVIEAGNNSDANKYVAGVRLNGAPVEKLYVTHDQLKAGGTLFFDMTDAPGEDNYDEAALPYSMSKQA; encoded by the coding sequence ATGAGCTTACTCAAGCATGTCCATCCGCTGCAGGGGACGGACTCGGTCTACCCGTATTCGAACGGAAATACCCTGCCGCTCGTCTCGATGCCGTGGGGCATGAACGCCTGGAGCCCGCAAACGAATGAAGCCGCAGGCGGCTGGTACTTCAGCCCGCATCATAACCGGCTGGAAGGAATCCGGCTGACCCACCAGCCGAGTCCTTGGATCGGCGACTACGGCCATATGACGATGATGCCGCAGACCGGTCCGCTCAAGGTATGGGCCCCGGAGCGCTCTTCCTCGTTCCGGCGCCAGGACATGGTCGTGAAGCCGGACTACTTCAAAGTTCGCCTGCTCCGCTACGATACGACCATGGAACTGACTCCGACCGCGCGCTGCGCCAGCATCCGCCTGACGTTCGACCGCCGGGACGGCGCGCGCTTCATCCTGTCGACGTTCCCTGGCGAAGCGTCGATGACGATTGATCCGGACAAGCGAACGCTGAGCGGCTATACGACCGCCAAGGCCGGCGGCACGCCGGACAACTACCGCATGCACTTCGTCATGACGTTCGATTGTCCGGTCCTCGCCGATGCCAGCGGCTTGTCCGATCAGGAATACAAGCCGATCGGCAGCCTGTCCGCGACGGGCGAGCGCATCGGCGCGTATGTCGGGCTCGGCGTTCCCGAGCACGGAACGGTTCAAGTCCGCGTCAGCACCTCGTTCATCAGCGAGGAGCAGGCGCGCATCAACCTGGAGCGCGAGATCGGCGGCCGCTCCTTCGACGACGTCAGAAGCCAGGCGGCCGAGACCTGGGAGAAGCAGCTTCGCGTCATTGAAGTCGAGAGCGAAGATATAGAACGTCTTGACACGTTCTACACCTGCTTGTACCGGACCAGCCTGTATCCGCATGCGATCCATGAATATGACGCGAACGGGAAGCAGATTCATTACAGCCCGTACAACGGCAAGATCGAAGAAGGGCCGCTCTACGCGGATATCGGCTTCTGGGATACGTACCGCACCTCGTTCCCGCTCTACAACCTGCTCTATCCTTCGTTCGTGAACGAGATGATGCAGGGCTGGGTCAATGCCTACAAGGAAGCCGGCTGGATGCCGAAGTGGGCTTCTCCTGGCGAGCGGAGCATGATGCCGGGCACGCTCATCGACGTCTCCTTCGCCGATGCCGTCGTCAAGGGCAATACCGGCTTCGACGTCGAGACGGCGTTCGAAGGCTTGCTCAAGCATGCGATGACCGTATCCAGCGACAACCGCTACGGACGCAAAGGCATGGGCGAATATTTGAAATACAACTATATGCCTGCCGATATCCATACGCACGAGAGCGTGTGCAATACGCTCGATTACGTCTACGGCGACTTCTGCATCGCCCAGATCGCGAAGCATCTTGGCCGCGAGGAGGAATACGGGCAGCTCATGGAGCGCGCGAAAAACTATGCGCACCTGTTCGATCCGTCCGTCGGCTTCATGCGAGGCAAGCTCCAGGACGGCAGCTGGCTGGAGCCGTTCGATCCGACGATGTGGGGCGGACCGTATACCGAAGGCGGCGCCTACCAGAGCAGCTGGGCCGTTCAACACGATCTGCGCGGTCTGGCCGACCTGATGGGCGGACGCGAAGCGTGCAAGCGCCAGCTCGATGCGCTGTTCGCCGCGAAGCCGGAATTCAAGGTGGGTTCATACGGCTTCGAGATTCACGAGATGTCGGAGATGGCGGCGATCGATTTCGGCCAGTTCGCCATCAGCAATCAGCCTAGCTTCCACTTCCCGTACATCTATGCGGCGCTCGGCTATCCGTCCTTGACGCAGCATTGGGTGCGGAAGACGATGGATGAGCTGTTCAGCGCCCGTCCGGACGGACTACCTGGCGACGAAGACAACGGCAGCTTGTCCGGCTGGTACGTCTTCGGCGCGATGGGCTTCTATCCGCTCAGCCCGGGGGTGCCGGAATATGTGCTCGGCACGCCGCTGTTCCGGCGGATGACCGTTCATCTCGAAGACGGCCCGCCGTTCGTCATCGAGGCCGGGAACAACTCGGACGCGAACAAATACGTGGCCGGCGTCCGGCTGAACGGGGCTCCGGTCGAGAAGCTGTATGTGACGCACGACCAGCTCAAGGCCGGCGGCACGCTCTTCTTCGACATGACCGATGCGCCTGGAGAAGACAACTACGATGAGGCGGCGCTTCCATACTCGATGTCCAAGCAAGCCTGA
- the fumC gene encoding class II fumarate hydratase, with product MDVRMERDTFGELQVPADKRWGAQTQRSLENFKIGTEKMPREVIYALALVKQCAARVNGELGQLEKEKGDAIAAAAQELLDGKYDDHFPLVVWQTGSGTQTNMNVNEVIAHRANELLSEQGSGARVHPNDDVNRSQSSNDTFPTAMHIAAFIAVEDQVLPALHRLKSTLLKHSKQFRDVIKIGRTHLQDATPLTLGQEISGWHRMLEKCEEYIIESSSALLELAIGGTAVGTGLNAHPKFGQMMARELSQATGREFVTARNKFQSLTSHNEIVHLHGALKALAADLMKIANDVRWLASGPRCGIGEILIPANEPGSSIMPGKVNPTQAEALTMVVCQVMGNDAAIGMAASQGNFELNVFKPVIIYNFLQSAKLLGDTMQSFHDRCVAGIEPNRKVIRRNLEQSLMLVTALNPHIGYEKAAEIAKLAHQEGLTLKEAALRSGLLTEEQFDEIVKPQSMV from the coding sequence ATGGATGTTCGGATGGAACGGGACACATTCGGAGAACTGCAGGTTCCTGCGGATAAACGATGGGGGGCTCAGACTCAGCGAAGCCTGGAGAATTTCAAAATCGGCACGGAGAAGATGCCGCGCGAGGTCATCTACGCGCTCGCCTTGGTCAAGCAGTGTGCCGCCCGCGTGAATGGCGAGCTTGGACAGCTTGAGAAGGAGAAGGGCGATGCGATTGCGGCGGCGGCGCAGGAACTGCTGGACGGCAAGTATGATGATCATTTTCCGCTGGTGGTCTGGCAGACGGGGAGCGGCACCCAGACGAATATGAATGTCAATGAAGTGATTGCGCACCGGGCGAATGAACTGCTGTCCGAGCAGGGGAGCGGCGCGCGGGTGCATCCGAATGATGATGTGAACCGATCGCAAAGCTCCAATGACACGTTCCCGACGGCGATGCATATCGCCGCTTTCATCGCGGTGGAGGATCAAGTGCTGCCCGCGCTGCATCGGCTGAAGAGCACGCTGTTGAAGCATTCGAAGCAATTCCGCGATGTGATTAAGATTGGGCGGACCCATCTGCAGGACGCGACGCCGCTAACGCTGGGACAGGAAATCAGCGGATGGCACCGGATGCTCGAGAAGTGCGAGGAGTACATTATTGAGAGCTCCAGCGCCCTGCTGGAGCTGGCGATTGGCGGAACGGCGGTCGGCACCGGGCTGAACGCGCATCCGAAGTTCGGACAGATGATGGCCAGGGAACTAAGCCAGGCGACCGGGCGCGAGTTCGTCACGGCGCGGAACAAGTTCCAGTCGCTGACCAGCCATAACGAGATCGTTCATCTCCACGGCGCTTTGAAGGCATTGGCGGCCGATCTGATGAAGATTGCCAACGATGTGCGCTGGCTGGCAAGCGGTCCGCGCTGCGGAATTGGGGAGATTCTGATTCCGGCGAATGAACCGGGGAGCTCGATCATGCCAGGCAAGGTGAATCCGACCCAAGCGGAGGCTCTGACGATGGTCGTCTGTCAGGTGATGGGCAACGATGCCGCGATCGGGATGGCGGCCAGCCAGGGCAATTTTGAGCTGAATGTATTCAAACCGGTCATCATATACAACTTCCTGCAATCAGCGAAGCTGCTCGGGGATACGATGCAATCGTTCCATGACCGCTGCGTCGCCGGCATTGAACCGAACCGCAAGGTGATCCGGCGCAATCTGGAGCAGTCCTTAATGCTGGTGACCGCGCTTAACCCGCATATCGGGTACGAGAAAGCGGCGGAGATCGCGAAGCTTGCGCACCAGGAGGGGTTGACGCTGAAGGAAGCGGCACTCCGCAGCGGCCTGCTTACGGAGGAACAGTTCGATGAGATCGTGAAGCCGCAATCGATGGTCTGA
- a CDS encoding cupredoxin domain-containing protein, giving the protein MNKKFALAAMTTLLAVSLAACGGGNKDTGGSNNEGAAPAASSGDVQAVTLKAKNFEFDQTEIRVKKGQTVKLTFENEQGIHGVEIPDLNVKLDQPGTTEFVADKEGTYEFKCSIMCGAGHNDMVGKIIVE; this is encoded by the coding sequence GTGAACAAGAAATTCGCTCTCGCGGCAATGACAACGTTGTTGGCGGTCTCGTTGGCTGCCTGCGGCGGCGGGAACAAGGATACGGGCGGATCCAACAATGAGGGAGCGGCTCCCGCGGCATCTTCCGGCGATGTGCAGGCGGTGACGCTGAAAGCCAAAAACTTCGAGTTCGATCAGACCGAGATTCGGGTCAAAAAGGGTCAGACGGTCAAGCTTACATTCGAGAATGAACAAGGCATCCATGGCGTGGAGATCCCGGATTTGAATGTGAAGCTCGATCAGCCGGGCACGACCGAATTCGTGGCCGACAAGGAAGGAACATACGAGTTCAAATGCTCGATTATGTGCGGGGCCGGCCATAACGACATGGTCGGCAAAATTATCGTCGAGTAA
- a CDS encoding GNAT family N-acetyltransferase — protein sequence MNIIQLTETHFPEAIHLSEYAFQYQVPEEERKGRLERLKQHRIFGVVEDGVVAAKAHLIPFEIYLEGEPLRMGGIGSVATYPEYRRQGYVKGLLAHLLAVMKEEGQTVSMLHPFSVSFYRKYGWELITDYCRSVYAKSDLVPLQPAPDGIIRRCTKASHSADLEQVYDRFARRHAGMLKRSTDRWLHAVYGNRFAAVYYDEEKKPQGYMLYEVKESRMKVKEFAPLNGEARVGLWNFICQHDSMVDQVELWAAPDEPLNFALRNPRITREATPLIMGRIVDAEAFLARYPFQWQGVDEALILHIGDPYAEWNNISVSLQDGGMKVIARGTSPDADANAAADHELRLSIPALTTLLFSYRRPDELRQLGMLHGSGAAVAKLERLIPRLQPFFYDMF from the coding sequence ATGAATATCATTCAATTGACCGAAACCCATTTCCCGGAAGCGATTCATCTGTCGGAATACGCATTTCAATATCAGGTCCCGGAGGAGGAACGGAAAGGAAGACTCGAGCGGCTCAAGCAGCATCGCATCTTCGGCGTCGTGGAGGACGGCGTGGTGGCCGCCAAGGCGCATCTCATCCCCTTTGAGATCTACCTCGAAGGCGAGCCGCTGCGCATGGGCGGAATCGGCAGCGTCGCCACCTATCCCGAATACCGCCGCCAAGGCTATGTCAAAGGGCTGCTGGCTCATCTGCTTGCCGTCATGAAAGAGGAAGGGCAGACGGTGTCGATGCTGCATCCGTTCTCCGTGTCCTTTTACCGCAAATATGGCTGGGAACTGATCACCGATTACTGCCGCAGCGTCTATGCCAAATCCGATCTCGTTCCGCTGCAGCCTGCGCCCGACGGCATCATCCGCCGCTGCACGAAGGCCAGCCATTCCGCCGATCTGGAGCAGGTATACGATCGATTTGCCCGGAGGCATGCAGGCATGCTGAAGCGGAGCACCGACCGATGGCTGCATGCGGTGTACGGAAATAGGTTCGCCGCTGTCTATTATGATGAAGAGAAGAAGCCGCAAGGCTATATGCTCTATGAGGTGAAGGAATCGCGCATGAAGGTGAAGGAATTCGCTCCGTTGAACGGCGAAGCCCGCGTCGGGCTGTGGAATTTCATATGCCAGCATGATTCGATGGTTGATCAGGTGGAGCTGTGGGCGGCTCCGGACGAGCCGTTGAACTTCGCCCTGCGCAACCCGCGCATTACGAGAGAAGCGACGCCGCTTATTATGGGGCGCATTGTCGACGCCGAGGCGTTCCTTGCCCGCTATCCGTTCCAGTGGCAGGGCGTGGACGAGGCGCTCATCCTCCATATCGGCGATCCGTACGCGGAATGGAACAATATCAGCGTCTCGCTGCAGGACGGCGGCATGAAGGTCATCGCCCGCGGCACAAGTCCGGATGCCGATGCGAATGCCGCCGCGGATCATGAATTGCGGTTGTCTATTCCTGCGTTGACTACGCTTCTTTTCAGCTACCGCAGGCCGGACGAGCTGCGCCAGCTTGGCATGCTTCACGGTTCCGGGGCCGCGGTCGCGAAGCTGGAGCGGCTCATTCCCCGTCTTCAGCCGTTCTTTTACGATATGTTCTGA
- a CDS encoding pentapeptide repeat-containing protein, with protein sequence MYQYIDQHYEDVDFSHADLRDGELRNCVFANCRFRCTSMEEAWTSGCQFIDCDFTGAILNGSIHTRSAFTNCRFVSVNLFASKFEECKMVGTDFANANWDGITILGGDWSYTHMRHANLSKQKLRGVRLIEADLSECRLDKADLRDADLTRAMLTKVSWKGADLRGANLEGIHWKGLDIQGVRLDIGQAVAFARSHGAKID encoded by the coding sequence ATGTATCAATATATTGACCAGCACTATGAAGACGTTGATTTCAGCCACGCCGATCTGCGGGACGGCGAGCTCCGGAACTGCGTCTTCGCCAACTGCCGCTTCCGCTGCACCAGCATGGAGGAAGCATGGACTTCGGGCTGCCAATTCATCGATTGCGATTTTACAGGCGCCATTCTGAACGGTTCCATCCATACGCGCAGCGCGTTCACCAACTGCCGCTTCGTCAGCGTCAATCTGTTCGCCTCCAAGTTCGAGGAATGCAAGATGGTCGGCACCGATTTCGCCAACGCGAACTGGGACGGTATCACGATATTAGGGGGCGATTGGTCGTACACCCATATGCGGCATGCCAATCTAAGCAAGCAGAAGCTGCGCGGCGTGCGGCTGATCGAGGCCGATCTGTCGGAATGCCGGCTGGATAAGGCGGATTTGCGAGATGCCGATCTGACGCGCGCGATGTTAACGAAGGTATCCTGGAAGGGCGCCGATCTGCGCGGAGCCAATCTGGAGGGAATTCATTGGAAAGGGCTCGATATCCAGGGCGTGCGTCTCGATATTGGACAAGCCGTCGCTTTCGCCCGCTCCCATGGGGCCAAGATCGACTAG
- a CDS encoding metal-dependent hydrolase, translating into MKGSTHLAIGTAIGAAAAVYFPFSWKHAALYVAVSAFSALSADLDGPSLLSSKLGKLSKLLHEVLLWTGGLLVSAVLILYAVYGIEHREWTVISVVLLLTGFIAKEGAIRNGLVSLVGCALIYSGWSSDRYWLIGLGLFIAIAPWLRHRGLTHTVWAVCAWGYIGLGLEHELRLDGIAAVATAGYMSHLVADTLTPRGVKWLYPLWSKSFKLRL; encoded by the coding sequence ATGAAAGGCTCAACACATCTCGCTATCGGAACCGCAATCGGCGCGGCTGCGGCAGTCTATTTTCCCTTCAGCTGGAAGCATGCCGCCCTGTATGTCGCGGTCTCGGCCTTCTCCGCCTTGAGCGCGGATCTGGACGGCCCCTCGCTCCTAAGCAGCAAGCTGGGCAAGCTGTCGAAGCTGCTTCATGAGGTGCTGTTGTGGACGGGAGGGCTGCTCGTCTCGGCCGTCCTGATTCTGTATGCCGTGTATGGAATCGAGCATCGGGAATGGACCGTCATCTCCGTCGTTCTTCTGCTTACCGGATTTATCGCCAAGGAGGGGGCCATTCGCAACGGCCTGGTCAGTCTGGTAGGCTGCGCGCTGATTTATTCCGGTTGGTCCTCGGACCGGTATTGGCTCATCGGACTCGGGCTATTTATCGCGATCGCTCCCTGGCTCCGCCACCGGGGATTGACGCATACCGTATGGGCCGTCTGTGCTTGGGGGTACATAGGATTGGGACTGGAGCATGAGCTGCGGTTGGACGGGATCGCCGCTGTCGCCACGGCTGGCTATATGTCTCATCTCGTCGCGGATACGCTCACGCCGCGCGGGGTCAAATGGCTGTACCCGCTGTGGAGCAAGTCGTTCAAGCTTCGGTTGTAA
- a CDS encoding zinc-dependent alcohol dehydrogenase produces the protein MRAVTYQGPKKIEVKQVEDPRIEKPDDIIIRITSTAICGSDLHLYQGNFPLPDGYIIGHEPMGIVEEAGPEVTKVKKGDRVVIPFTVACGQCAYCKDGLESQCDLSNPHYDSGGYLGYSEKFGNYPGGQAELLRVPFGNFMPLVIPESCELEDESLLFLSDVLPTAYWSVENAGVKAGDTVIVLGCGPVGLMAQRFAWMKGAKRVIAVDYLPYRMQHAERINKVEAFDFTAHDDMGEHLKEITSGGADVVIDCVGMDGKKSALEFIEQKLKLQGGTLGPIQIATKAVRKCGTVQITGVYGSTYNMFPLGAFFARNITLKMGQAPVVHFMPELYRKIVNREFDPREIISHKLPLAEAGRGYRLFNDHEDHCIKVVLKP, from the coding sequence ATGAGAGCCGTTACGTATCAAGGTCCGAAAAAAATCGAAGTGAAGCAGGTGGAAGACCCGCGCATCGAGAAGCCGGACGATATTATCATCCGCATTACCTCGACGGCGATTTGCGGATCCGATCTGCATTTGTATCAAGGCAATTTTCCGCTGCCTGACGGCTATATTATCGGCCATGAGCCGATGGGCATCGTGGAGGAGGCAGGCCCGGAGGTAACGAAGGTGAAGAAAGGAGATCGCGTGGTCATTCCGTTCACCGTCGCATGCGGCCAATGCGCCTATTGCAAGGACGGGTTGGAGAGCCAATGCGACCTGTCGAACCCCCATTATGATTCGGGAGGCTATCTAGGCTATAGCGAGAAGTTCGGCAATTATCCGGGGGGACAAGCGGAGCTGTTGCGGGTGCCGTTCGGCAACTTCATGCCGCTCGTCATCCCGGAGTCCTGCGAGCTGGAGGATGAATCGCTTCTCTTCCTCTCGGATGTGCTGCCAACGGCGTACTGGAGCGTGGAGAACGCCGGGGTCAAGGCAGGCGATACGGTCATCGTGCTTGGATGCGGTCCGGTCGGCCTGATGGCGCAGCGCTTCGCCTGGATGAAGGGGGCGAAGCGGGTCATCGCGGTCGACTATCTACCTTACCGGATGCAGCATGCCGAACGCATCAACAAGGTAGAGGCATTCGACTTCACCGCTCATGACGATATGGGCGAGCATCTGAAGGAAATTACCTCCGGCGGGGCTGATGTCGTCATCGATTGCGTCGGCATGGACGGCAAAAAATCGGCGCTGGAGTTCATTGAGCAGAAGCTTAAGCTGCAGGGCGGGACGCTCGGCCCGATTCAGATCGCAACCAAAGCGGTGCGCAAATGCGGCACGGTTCAGATTACCGGCGTCTACGGCAGCACGTACAATATGTTCCCGCTGGGCGCATTCTTCGCGCGCAACATCACGTTGAAGATGGGGCAGGCGCCGGTCGTGCATTTCATGCCCGAGCTGTACCGCAAAATCGTGAATCGGGAGTTCGATCCGCGCGAGATCATTTCCCACAAGCTGCCGCTTGCGGAAGCCGGGCGCGGGTACCGGTTGTTCAATGATCACGAAGACCATTGCATCAAGGTCGTCTTGAAGCCATAG
- a CDS encoding glycoside hydrolase family 18 protein — translation MAAHNYILAGYAVDGVLPEITPVDAARLTHLNVAFGHVKEDRITVAHLKNLGSIAQLKEYNPELQVILSVGGWSAGGFSEAASTAEGRRKFTASAVEILRTHPFDGIDLDWEYPCYSEAGIQSSPADKRNFTLLLQEMREAIDRQGEADGRRYLLTIAAGADQYYIDGTEMDKVQACLDFIQLMTYDMRGGFQTLTGHHTNLYTSTGDLFRISVDASVRLFANAGVPREKIVIGAAFYSRMWKDVPAVNNGYLQMTPGSGGYGPDYSRLAEEYINRNGFTRYWDDEAKAPYLFDGSTFITYDDEESLACKCSYIQEQELRGIMFWEYSCDKTGTLLSAMYNGFKSKR, via the coding sequence ATGGCAGCTCATAACTACATATTGGCCGGCTACGCGGTCGATGGCGTCCTGCCGGAGATTACCCCGGTGGATGCCGCAAGATTGACGCATTTGAACGTGGCGTTCGGCCATGTGAAGGAAGATCGCATTACGGTGGCGCATTTGAAAAATCTGGGCTCGATTGCGCAGCTGAAAGAATATAACCCGGAGCTGCAAGTGATTCTATCGGTCGGAGGCTGGAGCGCCGGGGGGTTCTCCGAGGCAGCGTCCACTGCGGAAGGCCGCCGCAAGTTCACGGCGTCTGCGGTGGAGATTTTGCGCACTCATCCGTTCGACGGGATCGATCTCGATTGGGAGTATCCATGCTATTCGGAAGCGGGAATCCAATCCAGTCCGGCGGACAAGCGCAATTTTACGCTGCTGCTGCAGGAGATGAGAGAAGCTATCGACCGCCAAGGGGAAGCTGACGGCCGCCGCTATCTGCTGACGATTGCCGCGGGGGCGGACCAGTATTATATTGACGGGACCGAAATGGATAAGGTGCAGGCCTGCCTCGATTTCATTCAGCTCATGACCTATGATATGCGCGGCGGATTCCAGACTCTGACCGGGCATCACACCAATTTGTATACATCGACGGGAGATCTGTTCCGCATCAGCGTGGACGCATCGGTTCGTCTCTTCGCGAACGCCGGCGTGCCGCGCGAGAAAATTGTCATCGGGGCCGCCTTCTACTCGAGAATGTGGAAGGACGTTCCGGCGGTCAATAACGGCTATCTGCAAATGACCCCCGGATCCGGCGGCTACGGGCCGGATTATTCCCGGCTCGCGGAAGAATATATCAACCGCAACGGCTTCACCCGCTATTGGGATGACGAAGCGAAGGCGCCGTATCTGTTCGACGGCAGCACCTTCATTACGTACGATGACGAGGAATCGCTGGCGTGCAAGTGCAGCTATATTCAAGAGCAGGAGCTGAGAGGCATCATGTTCTGGGAGTACAGCTGCGACAAGACGGGCACGCTGCTGAGCGCGATGTACAACGGGTTCAAATCGAAAAGGTAG
- a CDS encoding ABC transporter ATP-binding protein has translation MLHLEGIEKVYYRTPVVNGVAFNVHAGEAVALIGANGSGKSTLLRIAAGLLTPTAGEVKWRGGQGKARIGYVPERFPKLRLTPVEYLQAMGRMQGMPAEPLRARIAELLRLFRMEEAQNRRIDRFSKGMAQKVNLMQAVLNPPELLILDEPLSGLDADSQRELAGWLKGWRREGMALLFTCHEPLLLETVADRILLLQQGRIARELGVEEWLEPRMRIDFTLPDGAEDALAALDRLGTVQEHDGALRIHVPREESDAALREILASRGSIASVTSCENDRDLLVEAMKGSREGGDPR, from the coding sequence TTGTTGCATCTGGAGGGGATTGAGAAAGTATATTATCGCACGCCGGTCGTGAACGGGGTGGCCTTCAACGTGCATGCCGGGGAGGCCGTCGCCTTGATTGGGGCGAACGGATCCGGGAAGAGCACGCTGCTTCGCATCGCTGCAGGGCTGCTGACGCCAACGGCCGGAGAGGTGAAGTGGAGGGGCGGACAGGGCAAAGCGCGGATTGGCTACGTCCCGGAGCGCTTTCCTAAGCTGCGCTTGACGCCCGTGGAATACTTGCAGGCCATGGGCCGCATGCAGGGGATGCCAGCGGAGCCGCTGCGCGCGAGAATTGCGGAGCTGCTTCGCCTGTTCCGAATGGAGGAGGCGCAGAACCGGCGCATCGATCGATTTTCCAAAGGGATGGCGCAGAAGGTCAATCTGATGCAGGCCGTTCTGAACCCGCCGGAATTGCTTATTTTGGACGAGCCGCTGTCCGGCTTGGATGCCGATTCGCAGCGCGAGCTGGCCGGCTGGCTGAAGGGATGGAGAAGGGAAGGCATGGCCCTGCTGTTTACTTGCCATGAACCGCTGCTGCTGGAAACGGTCGCCGATCGAATCCTGCTCCTGCAGCAGGGACGGATCGCCCGCGAGCTTGGCGTGGAGGAGTGGCTGGAGCCGCGGATGCGGATCGACTTCACGCTCCCGGACGGAGCGGAAGATGCGTTGGCTGCCTTGGACCGCCTCGGAACCGTGCAGGAGCATGACGGCGCGCTTCGCATCCATGTCCCGCGCGAGGAGAGCGATGCCGCGCTGCGCGAAATTCTTGCTTCCCGCGGGTCGATTGCCTCGGTAACATCCTGCGAAAACGACCGGGATCTGCTGGTCGAAGCGATGAAGGGAAGCCGGGAAGGGGGCGATCCGAGATGA